In Hemibagrus wyckioides isolate EC202008001 linkage group LG21, SWU_Hwy_1.0, whole genome shotgun sequence, the following proteins share a genomic window:
- the st3gal8 gene encoding ST3 beta-galactoside alpha-2,3-sialyltransferase 8: protein MLLKKKLCIAALFGGILFFMIASHTIQKNSLEMDMSVHSSTRVTQTKTVTDTSLHRSCGCSTCIKDPGVSEWFDQRFDFKQQPYLIDEENQIDPVSLKWWMSLQSSSNLSINEIMKTMFKVISRPEKKRHQSNQCQKCAVVGNSGNLLQSKYGDLINNHSVVFRMNKAVTWGFEQYVGNKTTHHIMYPESAVDLAPGVHLVLLPFKLRDLEWVASALSTGKIKKTYMRVKDLVQADKDKVMVVNPSFFKYTHDRWTEQHGRYPSTGMLAIVFALHLCDEVSVFGYGADSQGNWHHYWEDNKYAGAFRKTGVHSADFEHGIIQKLDAEGKIKLYSKVENKSPNDVK from the exons ATGCTGCTGAAGAAAAAGTTGTGCATCGCTGCCCTGTTCGGAGGCATCCTGTTTTTTATGATTGCCTCTCACACCATTCAGAAGAACAGCTTAGAGATGGACATGTCTGTTCACAGCAGTACCAGGGTTACACAAACCAAAACTGTAACTGACACTAGTCTACATCGCTCGTGTGGCTGCTCAACCTGTATCAAAGACCCGGGCGTTTCAGAGTGGTTCGACCAGCGCTTTGACTTTAAGCAGCAGCCTTACCTAATTGATGAAGAAAATCAAATAGATCCAGTCTCATTAAAGTGGTGGAtg AGCTTGCAGAGTTCATCAAATTTGTccataaatgaaataatgaagaCGATGTTTAAAGTGATTTCCCGACCTGAGAAAAAAAGACATCAGTCAAATCAGTGTCAGAAATGTGCTGTGGTTGGAAATTCAGGAAATCTGCTGCAGTCCAAGTATGGAGATTTGATAAACAACCATTCCGTTGTCTTCCG GATGAATAAAGCTGTGACTTGGGGTTTTGAGCAATATGTAGGGAACAAGACCACTCACCACATCATGTACCCCGAGAGTGCTGTGGATCTGGCTCCTGGTGTACATCTTGTCCTGCTACCCTTTAAATTGAGAGACCTTGAGTGGGTGGCCAGTGCCCTTTCAACTGGCAAAATCAAAAA AACCTACATGAGAGTGAAAGACCTTGTGCAAGCAGATAAAGATAAG gtgatggtggtgaaccCAAGCTTCTTTAAGTACACTCATGACCGCTGGACAGAGCAACATGGCAGATATCCTTCTACTGGCATGCTGGCCATCGTGTTTGCTCTGCACCTCTGTGATGAG GTGTCAGTGTTTGGATATGGGGCAGACTCACAGGGTAACTGGCATCACTACTGGGAAGACAACAAGTATGCTGGAGCCTTCCGGAAGACAGGTGTCCACAGCGCTGATTTTGAACACGGGATCATTCAGAAATTAGATGCAGAAGGCAAAATTAAACTCTACTCAAAGGTGGAAAATAAGTCTCCTAATGAcgttaaatga